The DNA window GACCTTCTGCAGGCCCGCCTTGAGCTCGGGGCTTGGGGGCTGCACCTTCATGCCCTTCGCGGTCATCTGGTCGACATACCACTTGGTCTTTTCCTGAGCGGTCTTCCAGCCGCGCTCCTCGGCGGTCCTGGCGGCCTTCAGAACGGCCTCCTGGGTCGGCTTGTCGAGGGCGTCGAAGGCCGCCTTGTTGACGAAGGTCAGGTTCTTCGGGATCCAGGCCTGCGTGTCGTAGAAGTGCGAGAGCGATTCCCACACCTTTGAATCGTAGCCCGTGGCGCCGGAGGTCATGAAGGTGTTGACCACCCCGGTGGCGAGCGCCTGCGGCAGGTCCGCCGCCTGGACGGTGACCGGCTGCGCGCCGACGAGCTCGGCGATGCGCGCGGTGCCGGGATTGTAGGAGCGCCACTTCACCCCTTTGAGATCCTCGACGGTGTTGATGTCCTTCTTGGCGAAGATCCCCTGCGGGGGCCACGGCACCGCGAACAGCAGCATCAGGCCCTGGCTCGCGAACTTCTTCTCGATGGCCGGCTTCTGCACGTCCCAGAGCTTCTTTGCCTGGTCGAACGAGGTGGCGAGGAACGGCACCACGTCGAGACCGTAGACCGGATCCTCGTTCTCGTGCAGGGACATCAGCACCTCGCCGGCCTGGGCCTGTCCGGTCTGCACCGCGCGCTTGATCTCCGGCGCCTTGAAGAGCGAGGCGTTCGCATGGACGGTGACCTGCAGCTTGCCGCCGGTCGCGTCGGCCACGTCCTTGGCGAAGGCGTTGAGGTTTTCGGTGTGGAAATTGTCCGGCGGATAGGCGGCCGGCAGGTTCCACTTGGTCTGGGCCAGGGCGGGCGCTGCCATGAGCAGGGCTCCCGCGAGGCTCAAGCCGAAGCGCGTCATGTGTCTCATCGTTCGTCTCCCTCTGGTTTTGTGTGAACGGGTTTAATCCGGGAAAGCCATCTGCGGCAGCACCATCACGATGCTCGGAAACACCGTGATGATCGCGACCGCCGCGACGAGCAGGAAGAAGAACGGCAGCGAGGCCAGCGCCACCGTGTTCGAATCCTTGCCCGACATGGTCTGCAGCACGAAGAGGTTGAAGCCGACCGGCGGCGAGACCTCGGCCATCTCGACCACGAGAATGAGGAAGATGCCGAACCAGATCAGGTCGAAGCCCGCGGTCTTTACCATCGGGATCACCACCGCGGTGGTGAGCACGATCATCGAGATGCCGTCGAGCGCCGTGCCGAGCAGGATGTACATGACTGTGAGGGCCGCGATGAGCGCGTAGGGCGAGAGGTGCAGGCCGTCGACCCAGGAGGCGAGCGCCTGGGGAATGCCCGTATAGGCCATGGACGTCGACATGAAGGAGGCGCCGGCCAGGATCAGCATGATCATGCAGGTGATGCGCGTCGTTCCCATCACGCTGGCCCAGAACGAGTCCCAGGACAGGGAGCCCGACCACCAGGCGATCGCCAGCGAGCCGAGCACGCCCCAGGCGGCGCATTCCGTCGCGGTCGCCCAGCCGAGCAGCAGGGTGAGGAAGACGAGGGCAATCAGGAGCGCGACCGGGATGAGATTGGTCGATTCCTTCAGCTTCTCGCGAAAGCTCATCCTGGGCTCGGGCGGCGGAGACTTCTGCGGGTTGGCGAGCGACCACACGGCGATATAGCCGGAATAGAGCGCCATCACGAGCAATCCCGGCAGGAAGCCCGCGAGGAAGATCTGGATGATCGACACGTTGGCCGCCACCGCATAGACCACCATGGTGATCGAAGGCGGGATGAGGATCCCGAGCGTCCCGGCGCCGGCCAGGCTCCCGAGGCTCACCATGTCGTCATAGCCGCGCTTCTTCAGCTCGGGCAGGGCGATCTTGGCCACCGTCGCGCAGGTGGCGGCGGACGAGCCGGAGACCGACCCGAAGATCCCGCAGGCGAGCACGTTCACGTGCATGAGCCGTCCCGGCAGCCAGTTGAGCCAGGGCGCGAGACCGCGGAACATCTCCTCGGACAGTTTCGTCCGGAACAGGATCTCGCCCATCCAGATGAAGAGCGGAAGCGCCGCCAGCGTCCATGAGGCGGAATTGCCCCAGATCGTGGTGGCGAGCACCGAGCCCGCCGGAATGCCCCCGCCTACGAACTGCATCCCGACCCAGCCGCAGGCCATCAGCGCGATGGCGATCCAGACGCCGCCGGCGAGCAGCACGGCGAGCAGCAGGAGCAGCAGCCCCGAGATCTCGATGAGTTCCATGACGCCTTACACTCCGCTCTGGATCGCGCGCTCGACCACTTCTTCGGCCGTGGTGGCGGGTGGCTTCTCGTAGCGCGGATCGCCGCCGCGCAGCACGTGGACGAACTCGTCGAGGAAGGCGATGAACAGGATCACGAGACCGGCCGCATAGCCGACCTGCGGGATCCAGAGCGGGATCGCCAGCACGCCCTGCGCCATGTCGTTGAAGCGCCAGCTGTCATAGGTGAGCACGACCGCGTGCCAGGCGAAGAAGCCCACGAAGCCGAGGCCGATCACCAGCGAGAACATCTCGAGCCACCAGCGGGCCGGGCCGCGCACGCGGTCCGTGAGAAGACCGACCCGGATCATCTCGCCGGAGCGGAAGGTATGGGCGAGGCCCAGGAACGCCATCGCGGCCATGGACCAGGAGGCGAGATCGTCGCCGGCCGGGATGTTGACGCCGATACCCCGCCCCAGAGAGAGGCCCATCATCAGCAGAAAGATGACGAGGAGGAACAGGCCCGCGAGGTAACCTGAGACGCGGTAGAGACCGTCGAGAAAAGTGCGGATCATGCAGTCCGTTTCGGGCGTTCGGCAGGGAGGCGCGGCCAAGTCTAGGGGCATTCACGACAGGCGCAAGTGCTTCCTTGATGCCACTTGCACAGGCGTTGAGCAGAACCTGAGAGACTGCCCATTGTCCGGACAGAACCAATCATCAACTTCGCCGTTGAGAGGGGAGAAGTGACTGTGCGTCACGGATAAATCAGGAGGAATTCATGGCTTCGAAGCATCTTGTGCTGGCGCTCCTCGGAACGGCCCTGGCATCGGCCCCGGCCCTTGCCCAGACCCAGCCGTCCAGCTCATCGGCAAGCCCGAGCGCCGCGGCATCGTCCATGTCCTCGGGCAACTGGATGACTCAGGAACAGCCGGGACAATGGCGCGCCTCCAAGCTTGAGGGCTTGGACGTCTACAACAACAACAACGAGAAGGTCGGCGACATCAGCGAGATTCTCGTGGATCAGAGCGGCAAGATCCAGGCTGTCGTCGTCGGCGTCGGCGGGTTCCTCGGCATGGGCGAACACGACGTGGCCGTCCCCTTCGACCAGATCAAGTTCGTCAACGAGCCGCGCGCCAATGCGACGGCCTCGAACACCACGACCAGAACGGCCGGCATGAGCGGCAACAACGCCGGTACAACGGCCGGCACGACCACGACCGCGCCGGCCACCACCGGTTCGACCGCGAGCTCCACCGCGTCGAACGCCAATGCGGCCAATGCCAACGCGAACCGGTCGGCTCCCGATCATGCCATGCTGGACATGACCAAGGACCAGCTGAAGGCTGCGCCGGAGTTCAAGTACAGCCGCTAAGTTCGGCCACAGAACGAGAAAGGGGCCCGGCGGGCCCCTTTTTTCGGCTGCTTACGATTTCTGGTGCGCGATGATCCGATCCTTGATCGCATCATAGGCGTTCTGCGGGATGATCTTCTTGTCCACGAGCTCGTTCTTGGCCCGGTAGGGACGTCCCTTGATGATGGCCTCCGCCCGGGCCTCGCCGATCTGGGGCAGCTTGTCGAGCTGATCCTTGGGCGCCGTATTGATGTCGATCAGGGCGCTCGTGGCGGCTGTCGTATTGGGCATCGGTTTCGCCGCGGCCGGCGCGGGGGCGGTCACCGGCGGCTTTGCCGCCGGGCCGGGAGAGGCGGCCCCGGGGGCGGCCGTCTGCGCGAGAACCGGAGAGGCAAGCAGGGATCCGAGAGCGACCAGCGCTCCGAGATGGGACAGACGCATCGTAACCTCCTCTGGCCGGATCCTTTCTGAAGACGTTCGGTCCGGCTTCATCAACCTACACAATCAACGCGGACCGGCGCCTGAACGATCCGTTTTCTGGGGTTCATGGTCCTGACGGGCCCGTGGCGGTCCGTTCCCGTCCACCGCTCCAGGCCGAGTTTCGGCGCACGGGCCCTCCGGCGATGCGACCTCCCGCCCCTCTCCTGGGTCTCGCCTTCCCGCCGCGACCGTGCTAGAACAAAACACGAACAATTCTGCTGGAAGACCATGGACGAGAAGCTTTCGAAGAAGCTGCGCATCCTGGCGGACGCGGCCAAATACGACGCCTCCTGCTCCTCCTCCGGTGCGCCCAAGCGCAAGGCGGACGCGGGAGGTCTCGGCTCGACCGAGGGGAGCGGCATCTGCCACGCCTACACGCCGGACGGGCGCTGCGTGTCGCTGCTCAAGATCCTGCTCACCAATTACTGCCTGTTCGACTGCGCCTATTGCGTGAACAGGCGCTCGTCGAACGTGAAGCGGGCGAAATTCTCCGTCGACGAGGTGGTGACGCTCACCATCGAGTTCTACAAGCGCAACTATATCGAGGGCCTGTTCCTGTCGTCGGGCATCATCCGCTCGCCCGACTACACCATGGAGCAGATGCTGCTCGTGGCCAAGAAGCTGCGGCGCGACCACGGCTTTCGCGGCTACATCCACCTGAAGACCATCCCCGAGGCGAGCCCCTGGCTCATCGAGGAGGCGGGCCTGTGGGCCGACCGCCTGTCGATCAACCTCGAGCTGCCGACGGAAAGGAGCCTGGAGCGCCTCGCGCCCGAGAAGGACGGCGCCTCCATCGAGACCGCCATGGCGCAGATGTTCGAGCGCATCGAGGAGGCCCGCGAGGAGCGCCGACACTTCTCGCCGGCGGGCCAGACCACCCAGATGATCGTCGGCGCGGACGAGACCACGGACGCGGACGTGCTGCGCACCTCGGCCAAGCTCTACGGCCATTACGACATGAAGCGCGTCTATTATTCCGCCTTCAGCCCGATTCCGGATTCGAGCGCCATCCTGCCGCTGAAATCGCCGCCGCTCATGCGCGAGAGCAGGCTGTACCAGGCCGATTGGCTGCTGCGCTATTACGGCTTCGACGTGGACGAGATCGCGTCCGGGGGCGAGAAGGGCATGCTCGACCTCGACGTGGATCCGAAGCTCGCCTGGGCGCTGAAGAACCGCCATCGCTTTCCCGTCGACGTGAACCGGGCCGACCGCGAGATGCTGCTGCGCGTGCCGGGCCTCGGCGCCCGGGCGGTCGACAAGATCGTGGTGGCCCGCAAGCACACGACCCTGCGCCTGGAGGATGTCGCCCGCCTTACCTCGGGTCTCAAGCGCGCCAAGCCGTTCCTCATCACGGCCGACCATCATCCGAAAGCCAGACTCGATACCCTCGACCTGCGCGAGCGGCTGATCGAGAAGCCGGAGCAGCTGAGCCTGTTCGGATGAGCCTGCACCGCATCACCCTCAAGGCTGGCGCCGACCTCGACGGCTTCCGCCGCGCGGTTCGCTGGCTCGTCGCCGAGGAGCTGGCGCCGCAGCACGTCGTCTTCGGGGCCGACGAGGCCCCGGCCCTGTTCGGCCAGGACGTCGCGGGCGATGCGCCGGCGATCTCGATCCCCAAGGGCGTGGCGCGGCTCATCGAACCCGTGGTCTGCCACACGGATCCGGAACGTTACGCCCTGCTCTACCAGCTCGTCTGGCGGGTGCTCAACGGCGAGCGCGACCTGCTGGAGATCGCCAGCGACCCCCTGGTCCACCGGATCGACCTGATGGCGCGCTCCGTGCGGCGCGACCTGCACAAGATGCACGCCTTCGTGCGCTTCCGGCGGATGGACGGCGGGGATCCTGCGCATCGTGCGGAGAAGTGGTCCCGGTTCTCCGCGCCCAACGATGCGCAGCTTGAGGAAAGAAGCATCGGATTGATCCCAAAAATGGAACCCACTTTTGGGTCCGATGCTGTAGAGCGCTTCGCCGCCTGGTTCGAACCCGAGCACTTCATTCTGGAGGCGGCCGCGCCCTTCTTCGTCGACCGCTTCCGCTCCATGGACTGGACGATTCTCACGCCCATCGGGTCCGTGCGGTGGGATCGCGCCGCGCTGACCTTCGGCCCGCTGGGGCAGCGCGAGGACGCGCCGGCCGAGGACAGCTTCGAGGAGGGCTGGCGCGGCTATTACGAGAGCGTGTTCAACCCGGCCCGGGTCAACCCGACCGCCATGCGGGCCGAGATGCCGAAGAAGTACTGGCGCAACATGCCCGAGACCGCGGCGATTCCCGGCCTGATCCAAACCGCCTCGCGGCGCGTTGAACGGATGATCGAACAGGAGGCCACGATGCCCACTAAACGCACCCCCGAGCGCGCTCTTGAGGCCATGTGGGATCAGGAGCCGAAGACCCTGGCGGAGCTCAACGCCATCATCGCCAAGGCGGGGCCGCTCGTGCCCGGCGCCACCCAGGCCGTGTTCGGCGAAGGACCGGCCCATGCGGAGATCGTCTTCGTCGGCGAGCAGCCGGGCGATCAGGAGGACCTGCAGGGACGTCCCTTCGTGGGACCCGCAGGCAAGCTCCTGGGCAAGGCTATGACGGAGGCCGGGATCGACCGCGAGCAGGCCTATCTCACCAACGCGGTGAAGCACTTCAAATTCGAGCAGCGAGGCCACCGGCGCATCCACGCCAAGCCCACGGCCGGCGAGGTCAAGCATTACCGGCCCTGGCTGATGAAGGAGCTTGAGCTGGTGAAGCCGAAGCTCGTGGTGGCGCTCGGCGCGACCGCCCTGCTGGCGCTCACCGGGAAGGCGACCCCGATCACCCGCTCGCGCGGACGGGCGCGGCTCGGGCCCTACGAGGGCTATGTCACCGTGCATCCCTCGTACCTGCTGCGCCTCCCCGACGAGGCGACGAAGCGGGAGGCCTATGAGGCGTTCCTGAACGATCTGCGCCGCATCCACGATCTCGCCCGGGCCGATCCGGAGACCGGCGAGCTGCCGCTGGCGGCCGAATAGCCCTCGCGGCGATCAGGGCCTGCCTTAGGCTCTCGCGGCCGTTCGCTGCGCGAGCTTGCGCCGCAGATCGAGCCGCCGCATGGTCGGCGTGACGGTGATGCCGTGGAGCACGATGGAGACCAGGATGATGAACCCGGCCGTGCTCCACAGAAGGTGACCGTCATCGAACCGCGCATGGCCCATGGCGTAGGCGAGGTAATAGACCGAGCCGATCCCGCGGATGCCGAAGAAGCTGATGGCAGCCCTTTCGCCCGCCGGTGGATCGGTGCCGACGAGTCCGATCCAGCCGGCGAGAGGACGGACGACGAACAGCGCCAGAAGGCCGAAGGCGGCGGCCTCCCATGTGAGCGCGTCGAACAGATCGCCTCCCGTCATCGCCCCGCCGAACAGGACGAGCAGCACCATCATCATGAGACGCTCGAGCTCCTCGGCGAAGTCGTGCAGCTTCTGATGATAGTCGTGCTCCGGCTCCGTGGCGCGCAGGGCCAGCGCCGCCACGAACACCGCGAGAAACCCGTAGCCCCGCACCATCTCGGTCAGGCCATAGGCCACGCAGGTGATGCCGAGCGCCACGAAGCCGGCTCCGGTCCGCGAGAGCTTGGCCCGGTTCGGCAGGTGAAAGGTGAGCCAGCCCAGCGCCCGTCCGACCCCGTATCCCATGCCGATGCCGGCCGCGATCTTCCACACCACCGCGTACGCGAACCACTCCGCGATGACCGTCGGGCCTGCCTCCTGCGTGAGCGCGATGGCGAGCAGCACGAACGGAAAGGCGAGGCCGTCGTTGAGCCCGGCCTCGGACGTGAGGGTGAAGCGCACCTCGTCCTCCTCCCGGTCCATCGGCGGGCCGACCTGCACGTCGCTCGCCAGCACCGGATCGGTGGGCGCCAGCGCCCCGGCCAGCAGCAGGGCCGCGGCCAGGCTCAGGCCCAGCATCTGCTGCCCCATCCAGGCGAGGCCCAGGATCGTCAGCGGCATGGCGATGCCGAGGAGCCGCCAGGTCAGCCGCCACCGCGTCCAGCCGAACGGACGGTCGATCTTCAGGCCGGCCCCCATGAGCGAGATGATGACCACGAATTCGCTGAGATGCTCCACGATGGCGAGCTCCTCGCCGGGGTGCGGCATGACGCCCGGGAGCTCGGGAAAGGCGAAGATCAGCGCTCCCAGTGCGACGCAGAAGATCGGCAGCGACAGGGGCAGCTCCTTGAGAACCATGGGGAGCCAGGCGGTGAGCAGCACCACCACCCCGAACCCTGCCAGCACGACGACGTAAGCATTCATCAGCCAGCGAACGCCGCCCGAACTCGGCAGTTCCGCTGCGGAAGCGTTAATCCCCGTTAACCGCCCCTTAAACCGCCACATTTAAGGTGCTCCAGAGCATGAAAGGCCGGACGATATACCGGTCATGTCGATGCGGGGTTTTTAGAGGTGGCGAACGGACGTGACCGGCGGGAGCCGGTCTTCGATGCGCCCGCCGGCGAAGCGGGTGGGCTGGACTTTCGCCTTTCGCCCGAGGATCGGGCAGGGGGAACGATGGCGCGCAG is part of the Microvirga terrae genome and encodes:
- a CDS encoding TRAP transporter small permease encodes the protein MIRTFLDGLYRVSGYLAGLFLLVIFLLMMGLSLGRGIGVNIPAGDDLASWSMAAMAFLGLAHTFRSGEMIRVGLLTDRVRGPARWWLEMFSLVIGLGFVGFFAWHAVVLTYDSWRFNDMAQGVLAIPLWIPQVGYAAGLVILFIAFLDEFVHVLRGGDPRYEKPPATTAEEVVERAIQSGV
- a CDS encoding PRC-barrel domain-containing protein, whose translation is MASKHLVLALLGTALASAPALAQTQPSSSSASPSAAASSMSSGNWMTQEQPGQWRASKLEGLDVYNNNNEKVGDISEILVDQSGKIQAVVVGVGGFLGMGEHDVAVPFDQIKFVNEPRANATASNTTTRTAGMSGNNAGTTAGTTTTAPATTGSTASSTASNANAANANANRSAPDHAMLDMTKDQLKAAPEFKYSR
- a CDS encoding TRAP transporter substrate-binding protein; translated protein: MRHMTRFGLSLAGALLMAAPALAQTKWNLPAAYPPDNFHTENLNAFAKDVADATGGKLQVTVHANASLFKAPEIKRAVQTGQAQAGEVLMSLHENEDPVYGLDVVPFLATSFDQAKKLWDVQKPAIEKKFASQGLMLLFAVPWPPQGIFAKKDINTVEDLKGVKWRSYNPGTARIAELVGAQPVTVQAADLPQALATGVVNTFMTSGATGYDSKVWESLSHFYDTQAWIPKNLTFVNKAAFDALDKPTQEAVLKAARTAEERGWKTAQEKTKWYVDQMTAKGMKVQPPSPELKAGLQKVGEQLTQDWLKKAGPDGQAVIDSYKKAAM
- a CDS encoding ComEA family DNA-binding protein; protein product: MRLSHLGALVALGSLLASPVLAQTAAPGAASPGPAAKPPVTAPAPAAAKPMPNTTAATSALIDINTAPKDQLDKLPQIGEARAEAIIKGRPYRAKNELVDKKIIPQNAYDAIKDRIIAHQKS
- a CDS encoding TRAP transporter large permease; protein product: MELIEISGLLLLLLAVLLAGGVWIAIALMACGWVGMQFVGGGIPAGSVLATTIWGNSASWTLAALPLFIWMGEILFRTKLSEEMFRGLAPWLNWLPGRLMHVNVLACGIFGSVSGSSAATCATVAKIALPELKKRGYDDMVSLGSLAGAGTLGILIPPSITMVVYAVAANVSIIQIFLAGFLPGLLVMALYSGYIAVWSLANPQKSPPPEPRMSFREKLKESTNLIPVALLIALVFLTLLLGWATATECAAWGVLGSLAIAWWSGSLSWDSFWASVMGTTRITCMIMLILAGASFMSTSMAYTGIPQALASWVDGLHLSPYALIAALTVMYILLGTALDGISMIVLTTAVVIPMVKTAGFDLIWFGIFLILVVEMAEVSPPVGFNLFVLQTMSGKDSNTVALASLPFFFLLVAAVAIITVFPSIVMVLPQMAFPD
- a CDS encoding putative DNA modification/repair radical SAM protein — its product is MDEKLSKKLRILADAAKYDASCSSSGAPKRKADAGGLGSTEGSGICHAYTPDGRCVSLLKILLTNYCLFDCAYCVNRRSSNVKRAKFSVDEVVTLTIEFYKRNYIEGLFLSSGIIRSPDYTMEQMLLVAKKLRRDHGFRGYIHLKTIPEASPWLIEEAGLWADRLSINLELPTERSLERLAPEKDGASIETAMAQMFERIEEAREERRHFSPAGQTTQMIVGADETTDADVLRTSAKLYGHYDMKRVYYSAFSPIPDSSAILPLKSPPLMRESRLYQADWLLRYYGFDVDEIASGGEKGMLDLDVDPKLAWALKNRHRFPVDVNRADREMLLRVPGLGARAVDKIVVARKHTTLRLEDVARLTSGLKRAKPFLITADHHPKARLDTLDLRERLIEKPEQLSLFG
- a CDS encoding cation:proton antiporter, yielding MNAYVVVLAGFGVVVLLTAWLPMVLKELPLSLPIFCVALGALIFAFPELPGVMPHPGEELAIVEHLSEFVVIISLMGAGLKIDRPFGWTRWRLTWRLLGIAMPLTILGLAWMGQQMLGLSLAAALLLAGALAPTDPVLASDVQVGPPMDREEDEVRFTLTSEAGLNDGLAFPFVLLAIALTQEAGPTVIAEWFAYAVVWKIAAGIGMGYGVGRALGWLTFHLPNRAKLSRTGAGFVALGITCVAYGLTEMVRGYGFLAVFVAALALRATEPEHDYHQKLHDFAEELERLMMMVLLVLFGGAMTGGDLFDALTWEAAAFGLLALFVVRPLAGWIGLVGTDPPAGERAAISFFGIRGIGSVYYLAYAMGHARFDDGHLLWSTAGFIILVSIVLHGITVTPTMRRLDLRRKLAQRTAARA
- a CDS encoding UdgX family uracil-DNA binding protein (This protein belongs to the uracil DNA glycosylase superfamily, members of which act in excision repair of DNA. However, it belongs more specifically to UdgX branch, whose founding member was found to bind uracil in DNA (where it does not belong), without cleaving it, appears to promote DNA repair by a pathway involving RecA, rather than base excision.) — protein: MSLHRITLKAGADLDGFRRAVRWLVAEELAPQHVVFGADEAPALFGQDVAGDAPAISIPKGVARLIEPVVCHTDPERYALLYQLVWRVLNGERDLLEIASDPLVHRIDLMARSVRRDLHKMHAFVRFRRMDGGDPAHRAEKWSRFSAPNDAQLEERSIGLIPKMEPTFGSDAVERFAAWFEPEHFILEAAAPFFVDRFRSMDWTILTPIGSVRWDRAALTFGPLGQREDAPAEDSFEEGWRGYYESVFNPARVNPTAMRAEMPKKYWRNMPETAAIPGLIQTASRRVERMIEQEATMPTKRTPERALEAMWDQEPKTLAELNAIIAKAGPLVPGATQAVFGEGPAHAEIVFVGEQPGDQEDLQGRPFVGPAGKLLGKAMTEAGIDREQAYLTNAVKHFKFEQRGHRRIHAKPTAGEVKHYRPWLMKELELVKPKLVVALGATALLALTGKATPITRSRGRARLGPYEGYVTVHPSYLLRLPDEATKREAYEAFLNDLRRIHDLARADPETGELPLAAE